The Kitasatospora setae KM-6054 genome contains a region encoding:
- a CDS encoding heme ABC transporter ATP-binding protein, translating into MTALLEAEGIGYAAGGRELLAGVDLTVRAGEILALLGPNGAGKSTLLSVLAGDRRPARGEVRIDGRPLAAYKPLELARRRALLTQTHEVSFPFPAAEVVRMGRAPWTGTRSAAGEEAAVTAAMAATDCAHLARRPFTALSGGERARVALARILAQDTALLLLDEPTAALDLRHQELVLRIARERAAAGCGVVVVLHDLTLAAAHADRIALLDAGRTVAVGPTGDVLDAALLSRVYRHPVEVLAHPGGGAPIVLPERPREAD; encoded by the coding sequence ATGACCGCACTGCTCGAAGCCGAGGGCATCGGCTACGCCGCCGGGGGACGCGAGCTGCTGGCCGGCGTCGACCTGACCGTGCGCGCCGGGGAGATCCTCGCCCTGCTCGGGCCCAACGGCGCCGGGAAGTCCACCCTGCTGTCCGTGCTGGCCGGCGACCGGCGCCCGGCCCGCGGCGAGGTCCGGATCGACGGCCGCCCGCTGGCCGCGTACAAGCCGCTCGAACTCGCCCGCCGCCGCGCCCTGCTGACCCAGACCCACGAGGTGTCCTTCCCGTTCCCCGCCGCCGAGGTGGTCCGGATGGGCCGCGCCCCGTGGACCGGCACCCGTTCCGCCGCCGGGGAGGAGGCCGCCGTCACCGCCGCGATGGCCGCCACCGACTGCGCCCACCTCGCCCGCCGCCCGTTCACCGCGCTCTCCGGCGGCGAACGCGCCCGGGTCGCCCTGGCCCGGATCCTCGCCCAGGACACCGCGCTGCTGCTGCTCGACGAACCCACCGCCGCGCTCGACCTGCGCCATCAGGAACTCGTGTTGCGGATCGCCCGGGAACGTGCCGCCGCCGGGTGCGGCGTGGTCGTCGTCCTGCACGACCTCACCCTGGCCGCCGCCCACGCCGACCGGATCGCCCTGCTCGACGCCGGGCGCACCGTCGCCGTCGGCCCCACCGGCGACGTCCTGGACGCCGCACTGCTCAGCCGGGTCTACCGCCACCCCGTCGAAGTGCTGGCGCACCCCGGCGGCGGCGCGCCGATCGTGCTGCCCGAGCGCCCCCGAGAGGCAGATTGA
- a CDS encoding MFS transporter has product MLPRYLGVAFLARLADEGAAVAIVLLALARTGSAAPGALVLAAWTAPHVLAAPLVGALAARTRRPRLLHAAAIGGFAATLAVLAAVLGRLPLPLALVAAAAGGCCGPVVSGGLSALLGRLPRGGSGDSATRGDERARAWDAVTYNAAGMAGPGAVAAVGAGWSPEAAMWALAVVAAGAAALVPWLPEPAPVAGAGSSRLRTELADGVRTVWRVVELRAVSAATGLAFLGLGALTTTGVLLAARLGRAEAGGLLTAAFALGALAGSLLLTGPWVGTAPQRLAVAGLSLAGAGLALAAAVPALPVAVGGFALAGAGDGLVLTATLRIRAAYSPPHRRPQVFTLGAGLKISAAAAGAALAAAAGPGTARGFLLAIAALQALAALLYVGMRRAVPALRAAPDEESTLIP; this is encoded by the coding sequence ATGCTGCCGCGTTACCTGGGAGTCGCGTTCCTGGCCCGGCTGGCCGACGAGGGCGCCGCCGTGGCGATCGTCCTGCTCGCGCTGGCGCGCACCGGCAGCGCGGCGCCCGGCGCGCTCGTCCTGGCCGCCTGGACCGCCCCGCACGTCCTCGCCGCCCCGCTGGTCGGCGCGCTCGCGGCCCGCACCCGCCGCCCCCGGCTGCTGCACGCCGCCGCGATCGGCGGCTTCGCCGCCACCCTCGCCGTCCTCGCCGCGGTCCTCGGCCGCCTCCCGCTGCCGCTCGCCCTCGTGGCCGCCGCGGCCGGCGGCTGCTGCGGGCCGGTCGTCTCGGGCGGGCTCTCCGCGCTGCTCGGTCGACTGCCCCGCGGCGGTTCCGGCGACTCCGCCACCCGCGGGGACGAACGGGCGCGGGCGTGGGACGCGGTGACGTACAACGCGGCCGGGATGGCCGGGCCCGGGGCCGTCGCGGCGGTCGGCGCCGGGTGGTCGCCGGAGGCGGCGATGTGGGCACTGGCGGTGGTGGCGGCCGGGGCGGCGGCGCTGGTGCCGTGGCTGCCGGAACCGGCCCCGGTGGCGGGGGCGGGGTCGTCCCGGCTGCGGACGGAACTGGCCGACGGGGTACGGACGGTGTGGCGGGTGGTCGAACTGCGGGCGGTCAGCGCCGCGACCGGCCTGGCCTTCCTCGGGCTCGGGGCGCTGACCACCACCGGCGTCCTGCTCGCCGCCCGGCTCGGCCGGGCCGAGGCGGGCGGCCTGCTGACGGCCGCGTTCGCGCTCGGCGCGCTGGCCGGATCGCTGCTGCTCACCGGCCCGTGGGTCGGGACCGCGCCGCAGCGGCTCGCCGTGGCCGGGCTGTCGCTCGCGGGCGCCGGCCTCGCCCTCGCGGCGGCGGTGCCGGCGCTGCCGGTCGCGGTGGGCGGCTTCGCCCTGGCGGGGGCCGGGGACGGCCTGGTGCTGACGGCGACGCTGCGGATCCGCGCCGCGTACTCCCCGCCGCACCGACGGCCCCAGGTCTTCACGCTGGGCGCGGGCCTGAAGATCTCCGCCGCCGCGGCCGGGGCCGCCCTCGCCGCGGCGGCCGGCCCGGGCACTGCCCGGGGCTTCCTGCTCGCGATCGCCGCGCTCCAGGCGCTGGCGGCCCTGCTGTACGTCGGGATGCGGCGGGCGGTTCCGGCGCTGCGCGCCGCCCCGGACGAGGAGAGTACCCTTATTCCATAG
- a CDS encoding ArsR/SmtB family transcription factor, translating to MADRAAKTELYEAFAATGKALSNGKRLELLDLLAQGERTVENLARTAGLNLTTASAHLQTLKQAGLVATRRDGVRIHYRLAGDDVAALFVQLREVAARHQAAVAPASAAYLGPAEDDPLTRAELRERAAAGRVVTLDVRPAEEYAAGHIPGALSIPVEELADRIGELPADTEVVVYCRGAYCALAHDAVRLLRARGRRAVRLDDGMLEWRLAELPVEAA from the coding sequence ATGGCGGACCGGGCCGCGAAGACCGAGCTGTACGAGGCGTTCGCCGCCACCGGCAAGGCCCTCTCCAACGGCAAACGGCTCGAACTGCTCGACCTGCTCGCCCAGGGCGAGCGCACCGTCGAGAACCTCGCCAGGACCGCCGGCCTCAACCTCACCACCGCCTCCGCCCACCTGCAGACCCTCAAGCAGGCCGGACTCGTCGCCACCCGCCGCGACGGCGTCCGCATCCACTACCGCCTCGCCGGGGACGACGTCGCCGCGCTGTTCGTCCAGCTCCGCGAGGTCGCCGCCCGCCACCAGGCCGCCGTCGCCCCCGCCAGCGCCGCCTACCTCGGCCCGGCCGAGGACGACCCGCTCACCCGCGCCGAACTGCGCGAACGCGCCGCCGCCGGACGGGTCGTCACGCTCGACGTCCGCCCCGCCGAGGAGTACGCGGCCGGCCACATCCCCGGCGCGCTCTCCATCCCGGTCGAGGAACTCGCCGACCGGATCGGCGAGTTGCCCGCCGACACCGAGGTCGTCGTCTACTGCCGCGGCGCCTACTGCGCGCTCGCCCACGACGCCGTCCGCCTGCTGCGCGCCCGCGGCCGCCGGGCCGTCCGGCTCGACGACGGCATGCTGGAGTGGCGGCTCGCCGAACTCCCGGTCGAGGCCGCCTGA
- a CDS encoding CGNR zinc finger domain-containing protein, translating into MSSPGFRPAQRLIDLANAVRTHPDLPRALAVRLLVRHGERPAELAPDAFTDADLSELRDAARQLADLLAEPDPDAAAAALNATLAAHAVAPRLSRHDGHAWHLHVDRADAGWGEWLLASSALALAQLLTEHGRPVWGECAAPGCRTLHLGPGPGSPRRYCSPACASRTRVAEHRRRRAAAQDGAGG; encoded by the coding sequence GTGAGCAGCCCGGGCTTCCGGCCCGCCCAGCGCCTGATCGACCTGGCGAACGCCGTCCGCACCCACCCCGACCTGCCGCGCGCACTCGCGGTGCGCCTGCTCGTCCGGCACGGCGAACGCCCGGCGGAGCTGGCACCCGACGCGTTCACCGACGCCGACCTGTCCGAACTGCGTGACGCGGCAAGGCAGTTGGCCGACCTGCTGGCCGAACCCGACCCGGACGCGGCCGCCGCCGCACTGAACGCGACGCTGGCCGCGCACGCCGTCGCCCCCCGCCTGTCCCGGCACGACGGCCACGCCTGGCACCTGCACGTGGACCGCGCGGACGCCGGCTGGGGCGAGTGGCTGCTGGCGTCGAGCGCGCTGGCCCTGGCCCAGCTCCTGACCGAGCACGGCCGCCCGGTCTGGGGCGAGTGCGCGGCCCCCGGCTGCCGCACCCTGCACCTCGGCCCCGGCCCGGGCAGCCCCCGCCGCTACTGCTCCCCGGCCTGCGCCTCCCGCACCCGGGTCGCCGAGCACCGCCGCCGGCGCGCGGCCGCGCAGGACGGCGCGGGGGGCTGA
- a CDS encoding potassium transporter Kup: MTDRGSPALHPGVRGPARLALVVGALGVVFGDIGTSPIYTLQTVFNPDDPHPVPVSTDNVYGVVSLVFWSVVVVVLVTYVLLAMRADNEGEGGIMALITLIRRSGAKAGRRTATVLTVLGIFGAALFFGDSMITPAISVLSAVEGLEVVQPSLKEAVVPLTAGILVLLFLAQRRGTAAVGRVFGPVMILWFTAVGAFGVRGIAGHPEILRALSPTYALGFFVGHFGTAFFALAAVVLAVTGAEALYADMGHFGRPAITRGWLFLVFPACILSYLGQGALILDDPADISSPFFLLAPGWARWPIVLLATAATVIASQAVITGAYSVTSQAAQLGYLPRLRIAHTSESTIGQIYVPWINWLLMVSVLTLVFAFRSSAALAFAFGMAVTGTITITTLLFFHVARTRWHTPVWLVAAGATALLTVDLLFVAANATKFFHGAWLPLLIGLVAFTVMTTWQRGRRAVTAERERREGPLREFVDRLHDGRVPATPIPGTAVFLNRGKETTPLALRANVEHNHVRHSHLVILSIRTEPVPRVPVAERCVVDDLGYGEDGIIHVTARFGYMETPDVPAVLALLDPADTEGPLDLDRASYFLSKIELRRGKLPTMAPWRKRLFIATSYITADAAEYFGLPRDRTVIMGSQIEV; encoded by the coding sequence ATGACCGATCGCGGTTCCCCGGCCCTTCACCCGGGGGTGAGGGGCCCCGCCCGCCTGGCGCTGGTGGTCGGGGCGCTCGGGGTGGTGTTCGGGGACATCGGGACCAGCCCGATCTACACCCTGCAGACGGTCTTCAACCCGGACGACCCGCACCCGGTGCCGGTGAGCACGGACAACGTGTACGGCGTGGTGTCGCTGGTCTTCTGGTCGGTGGTGGTCGTCGTCCTGGTCACCTACGTGCTGCTGGCGATGCGCGCCGACAACGAGGGCGAGGGCGGCATCATGGCGCTGATCACCCTGATCCGGCGGTCGGGCGCCAAGGCGGGACGGCGGACCGCGACCGTGCTGACCGTGCTCGGGATCTTCGGCGCGGCGCTGTTCTTCGGCGACAGCATGATCACCCCGGCGATCTCGGTGCTGTCCGCCGTGGAGGGCCTGGAAGTCGTCCAGCCCTCGCTCAAGGAGGCGGTGGTGCCGCTGACGGCCGGCATCCTGGTGCTGCTGTTCCTCGCGCAGCGCCGGGGCACGGCGGCCGTCGGCCGGGTGTTCGGGCCGGTGATGATCCTGTGGTTCACCGCGGTCGGGGCGTTCGGGGTGCGCGGCATCGCCGGGCACCCGGAGATCCTGCGCGCGCTGTCGCCGACGTACGCGCTCGGCTTCTTCGTCGGCCACTTCGGGACGGCGTTCTTCGCGCTCGCCGCCGTCGTCCTCGCGGTCACCGGCGCGGAGGCGCTCTACGCCGACATGGGGCACTTCGGCCGGCCCGCGATCACCCGCGGCTGGCTGTTCCTGGTCTTCCCCGCCTGCATCCTCAGCTACCTGGGGCAGGGCGCGCTGATCCTGGACGACCCGGCCGACATCAGCAGCCCGTTCTTCCTGCTGGCCCCCGGCTGGGCCCGCTGGCCGATCGTGCTGCTGGCCACCGCCGCCACCGTGATCGCCTCGCAGGCCGTGATCACCGGCGCGTACTCGGTCACCTCGCAGGCCGCCCAGCTCGGCTACCTGCCGCGCCTGCGGATCGCGCACACCTCGGAGTCGACGATCGGCCAGATCTACGTGCCGTGGATCAACTGGCTGCTGATGGTCTCCGTCCTCACCCTGGTCTTCGCCTTCCGCAGCTCCGCCGCCCTCGCCTTCGCCTTCGGCATGGCCGTCACCGGCACGATCACCATCACCACCCTGCTGTTCTTCCACGTCGCCCGGACCCGCTGGCACACCCCGGTGTGGCTGGTCGCCGCCGGCGCGACCGCGCTGCTGACGGTGGACCTGCTGTTCGTGGCGGCGAACGCCACCAAGTTCTTCCACGGCGCGTGGCTGCCGCTGCTGATCGGCCTGGTCGCGTTCACCGTGATGACCACCTGGCAGCGCGGCCGGCGCGCCGTCACCGCCGAGCGGGAGCGGCGCGAGGGCCCGCTGCGCGAGTTCGTCGACCGGCTGCACGACGGGCGGGTGCCGGCCACCCCGATCCCCGGCACCGCGGTCTTCCTCAACCGGGGCAAGGAGACCACCCCGCTGGCACTGCGCGCGAACGTCGAGCACAACCACGTCCGGCACAGCCACCTGGTGATCCTGTCGATCAGGACCGAGCCGGTCCCGCGCGTCCCGGTGGCGGAGCGCTGCGTCGTCGACGACCTCGGCTACGGCGAGGACGGCATCATCCACGTCACCGCCCGCTTCGGCTACATGGAGACCCCCGACGTGCCGGCCGTGCTGGCCCTGCTCGACCCCGCCGACACCGAGGGGCCCCTGGACCTCGACCGGGCCTCCTACTTCCTGTCGAAGATCGAGCTGCGGCGGGGCAAGCTGCCGACCATGGCGCCCTGGCGCAAACGCCTGTTCATCGCGACCTCGTACATCACGGCGGACGCCGCCGAGTACTTCGGCCTGCCCCGGGACCGGACGGTGATCATGGGCTCGCAGATCGAGGTGTGA
- a CDS encoding AraC family transcriptional regulator, giving the protein MDVLSDVVTVARTGRPRSAYVRWHAPWAQRFAPVPGSAGFQVVLEGGCWLLRPDAEPLELGTGDVLFLPNGTGHTLADHPGTAVAPSACSPDDPEPLPRYAEAGGGDGDSDGDGPATVLLCGAYRLDPARTHPLLLTLPDTVHLPADPERHPELHAALRLLAAELGEPRLGGDVAVPALLDALLMYILRIGFAEPPAGGGRATGWAAALGDPAVTAALHAVHRDPAAPWTVASLAAEAGLSRAAFARRFRATTGRPPLGYLTWWRLTRAARLLRETEAPLRAVAAQVGYASEFAFAHAFKRVHGLAPGAYRRTG; this is encoded by the coding sequence GTGGACGTGCTCAGCGACGTGGTCACGGTGGCCAGGACCGGCCGCCCCCGCTCGGCGTACGTGCGGTGGCACGCGCCGTGGGCCCAGCGGTTCGCCCCGGTGCCGGGGTCGGCCGGCTTCCAGGTGGTCCTGGAGGGCGGCTGCTGGCTGCTGCGCCCGGACGCGGAACCGCTCGAACTCGGCACCGGCGACGTGCTGTTCCTCCCCAACGGCACCGGGCACACGCTCGCCGACCACCCCGGCACCGCCGTCGCGCCGTCCGCCTGCTCACCCGACGACCCCGAACCGCTGCCGCGGTACGCCGAGGCGGGCGGCGGAGACGGAGACAGCGACGGCGACGGCCCGGCCACCGTGCTGCTCTGCGGCGCCTACCGGCTCGACCCGGCCCGCACCCACCCCCTGCTGCTGACCCTCCCGGACACCGTCCACCTGCCGGCCGATCCGGAGCGTCACCCCGAACTGCACGCCGCGCTAAGGCTGTTGGCCGCCGAGCTGGGCGAACCGCGGCTGGGCGGCGACGTCGCCGTCCCCGCGCTGCTGGACGCGCTGCTGATGTACATCCTGCGGATCGGGTTCGCCGAACCGCCCGCCGGCGGCGGCCGCGCCACCGGTTGGGCCGCGGCCCTCGGCGATCCGGCGGTCACCGCCGCGCTGCACGCCGTCCACCGGGACCCGGCGGCCCCCTGGACGGTCGCGTCGCTGGCCGCCGAAGCGGGCCTCTCCCGGGCCGCGTTCGCCCGGCGCTTCCGCGCCACCACCGGCCGCCCGCCGCTCGGTTACCTGACCTGGTGGCGGCTGACCCGGGCGGCCCGGCTGCTCAGGGAGACCGAGGCGCCGCTGCGCGCCGTCGCCGCCCAGGTCGGCTACGCCTCCGAGTTCGCGTTCGCCCACGCGTTCAAGCGCGTGCACGGGCTCGCCCCCGGCGCGTACCGGCGGACCGGCTGA
- a CDS encoding FecCD family ABC transporter permease, with the protein MTATLPENTATAPAAPPAERPVRDRRPLLLGGLAAALLAVALLAAGTGAYAIPLGDILASLAHRAHLGGHPLERVPESVLWNVRLPRVALALLVGAALGCAGALMQGVFGNPLAEPAVIGVSSGGAVGAVGCIVLGLDALGSWTVTAAAFATGLLTVGVVYAMSRSGGRTEVVTLLLTGVAVNAFCGALIGLLLFTADTAAISQVTFWQLGSLSQASWTKVLAVLPFAALGLAVAPRHARRLDLLALGERPARHLGVDVERMRIVLITVVALLTAAAVAVSGIIGFVGLVVPHLLRMLAGPGHRFLLPASAVGGALVLVAGDLAARTLAAPAELPLGVLTALIGSPFFFWLLRRTRRRQGGWA; encoded by the coding sequence GTGACCGCCACCCTGCCCGAGAACACCGCCACCGCCCCCGCCGCGCCGCCGGCCGAGCGGCCCGTCCGCGACCGCCGGCCGCTGCTGCTGGGCGGCCTGGCCGCCGCGCTGCTCGCCGTGGCGCTGCTCGCCGCCGGCACCGGCGCGTACGCCATCCCGCTCGGCGACATCCTCGCCTCGCTCGCCCACCGCGCCCACCTCGGTGGCCACCCGCTGGAACGGGTCCCCGAATCGGTGCTGTGGAACGTCCGGCTGCCCCGGGTGGCGCTCGCCCTGCTGGTCGGCGCCGCGCTCGGCTGCGCCGGGGCCCTGATGCAGGGCGTGTTCGGCAACCCGCTGGCCGAACCCGCCGTGATCGGGGTCTCCTCCGGCGGCGCGGTCGGCGCCGTCGGCTGCATCGTGCTCGGCCTGGACGCCCTCGGCTCCTGGACGGTCACCGCCGCCGCGTTCGCCACCGGACTGCTCACCGTCGGCGTCGTCTACGCCATGTCGCGCAGCGGCGGCCGCACCGAGGTCGTCACCCTGCTGCTCACCGGCGTCGCCGTCAACGCGTTCTGCGGCGCCCTGATCGGCCTGCTGCTGTTCACCGCCGACACCGCCGCGATCAGCCAGGTGACGTTCTGGCAGCTCGGCTCGCTCTCCCAGGCGAGCTGGACGAAGGTGCTCGCCGTACTGCCGTTCGCCGCCCTCGGCCTGGCCGTCGCCCCCCGCCACGCCCGCCGCCTCGACCTGCTCGCGCTCGGCGAGCGCCCCGCCCGGCACCTGGGCGTCGACGTCGAACGGATGCGGATCGTGCTGATCACCGTCGTCGCGCTGCTCACCGCCGCCGCCGTCGCCGTCAGCGGCATCATCGGCTTCGTCGGCCTGGTCGTCCCGCACCTGCTGCGGATGCTCGCCGGACCCGGCCACCGCTTCCTGCTGCCCGCCTCCGCCGTCGGCGGCGCGCTCGTCCTGGTGGCCGGCGACCTCGCCGCCCGCACCCTGGCCGCACCCGCCGAACTCCCGCTCGGCGTCCTCACCGCACTCATCGGCAGCCCGTTCTTCTTCTGGCTGCTGCGCCGCACCCGACGCCGCCAGGGAGGCTGGGCATGA
- a CDS encoding NADP-dependent oxidoreductase: protein MTTNRHVRQTRQVRRMRAARFHAFGGVSVIGHDEVPRPRPGAGEVLVRVAATSFNPTEAALRAGLLQGFRPVELPYTPGWDVAGTVAELGPHTGGFAVGDRVVGWLDRAGAAAEYVRAPAGSLVAATVSVPLAHAAALPLAGLTAWQAVVEQAEVTAGRRVLVNGAGGGIGGFATRFAKRAGAEVIATAGPRSERAVRRQGADRVVDYTAGPVAAALDRPVDVLLNLVPLSPSDAAALAPAVRPGGRIVSVATPIEPVAGSGVRATHLIARNDPARLAALVALLDAGELTLDISATHPLSDLADVHLRSAAGLLRGKVLLTP, encoded by the coding sequence ATGACCACGAATCGGCACGTGCGGCAGACCCGGCAGGTGCGGCGGATGAGGGCCGCGCGGTTCCACGCGTTCGGCGGGGTGTCCGTGATCGGCCACGACGAGGTGCCGCGGCCGCGCCCGGGGGCCGGGGAGGTGCTGGTGCGGGTCGCGGCGACCTCGTTCAACCCGACCGAGGCCGCGCTGCGCGCGGGACTGCTGCAGGGCTTCCGGCCGGTGGAACTGCCCTACACGCCGGGCTGGGACGTCGCCGGCACAGTGGCCGAACTCGGCCCGCACACCGGCGGGTTCGCGGTCGGCGACCGGGTGGTCGGCTGGCTGGACAGGGCGGGGGCGGCCGCCGAGTACGTCCGGGCGCCGGCCGGGTCGCTGGTGGCGGCGACGGTGTCCGTCCCGCTGGCGCACGCGGCGGCCCTGCCGCTGGCGGGGCTGACGGCCTGGCAGGCGGTGGTCGAGCAGGCGGAGGTGACGGCCGGCCGGCGGGTGCTGGTCAACGGCGCGGGCGGCGGGATCGGCGGTTTCGCGACCCGGTTCGCCAAGCGGGCCGGGGCCGAGGTGATCGCCACGGCGGGGCCGCGCAGCGAGCGGGCGGTGCGGCGGCAGGGGGCGGACCGGGTGGTCGACTACACCGCGGGCCCGGTGGCCGCCGCGCTGGACCGCCCGGTGGACGTCCTGCTCAACCTCGTCCCGCTGAGCCCGTCCGACGCCGCCGCGCTGGCCCCGGCGGTCCGGCCGGGCGGACGGATCGTCTCGGTCGCCACCCCGATCGAACCGGTCGCGGGCAGCGGGGTCCGCGCGACGCACCTGATCGCCCGCAACGACCCGGCCCGACTGGCCGCCCTGGTGGCCCTGCTGGACGCGGGCGAGCTCACCCTCGACATCAGCGCCACGCACCCGCTGTCCGACCTCGCCGACGTCCACCTGCGCAGCGCGGCGGGCCTGCTCCGCGGCAAGGTGCTGCTCACTCCGTGA
- a CDS encoding APC family permease, whose translation MPAPTDPAPAGIPAVPASEAPRVPGAPGDASAPDERHRLTALGGLAALSLDAMASVAYGPESIVLVLAAAGSYGLGFTLPVTVAIAVLLAVLVASYRQVIAAFPDGGGAYAVARAHLGRRASLVAAASLVVDYVLNVAVSVTAGVAALASAFPGLYGQRVWLCLGVLVVVTAVNLRGIAESARWFTAPTAVFVLAVLAVIAVGLFRDVPASTAAAAGHAAPLADGAGTVGALLLLRAFAAGCSALTGVEAIANAVPSFRAPRVRRAQRTEVALGALLGVMLVGLAVLIGRFHLRPVEGVTVLAQLTDASLGHGFAFYVVQFATVALLALAANTSFGGLPVLLRLLARDNHLPHVFALRADRQVHRHGVLFLALVSALLLVGSGGDVNSLVPLFAIGVFVGFTLCQAGMVRHWLARGERARAALNGFGALLTAVAAVVVTGGKFAEGAWGVCVALPLLVLLFEAVHRAYARLAVRLELGRIPAAVTRQRSLVLVPVHGITRLTRDALCAALSLGDEVRAVTVVPTAPDAEDRQAVETLRRDWESWQPGVPLTELADPHRRLGQPIAAHVNALAAERAYDRLTVLIPEAEPPHWWLRLLQNQRGAVIAHALRRHTDTVVCRLRTRV comes from the coding sequence ATGCCCGCCCCCACCGATCCGGCACCCGCCGGGATCCCCGCCGTCCCCGCCTCCGAGGCGCCCAGGGTGCCCGGAGCGCCCGGGGACGCTTCCGCCCCGGACGAGCGGCACCGGCTGACCGCGCTGGGCGGCCTGGCCGCACTGTCGCTGGACGCGATGGCCTCGGTGGCGTACGGCCCCGAGTCGATCGTCCTGGTGCTGGCCGCGGCCGGCTCGTACGGGCTGGGGTTCACGCTGCCGGTGACGGTGGCGATCGCGGTGCTGCTGGCGGTGCTGGTCGCCTCCTACCGGCAGGTGATCGCGGCGTTCCCGGACGGCGGTGGCGCGTACGCGGTGGCCAGGGCCCACCTGGGGCGGCGGGCGTCGCTGGTCGCGGCGGCGTCGCTGGTGGTGGACTACGTGCTGAACGTCGCCGTCTCGGTGACGGCCGGGGTGGCCGCGCTGGCCTCGGCGTTCCCCGGCCTGTACGGGCAGCGGGTGTGGCTGTGCCTGGGCGTGCTGGTGGTGGTGACGGCCGTCAACCTGCGCGGGATCGCCGAGTCGGCGCGCTGGTTCACGGCGCCGACGGCGGTGTTCGTGCTCGCGGTCCTGGCGGTGATCGCGGTCGGCCTGTTCCGGGACGTCCCCGCCTCCACGGCGGCCGCCGCCGGGCACGCCGCGCCGCTCGCCGACGGTGCGGGCACGGTCGGCGCGCTGCTGCTGCTCAGGGCTTTCGCCGCCGGCTGCTCGGCGCTGACCGGCGTCGAGGCGATCGCCAACGCCGTCCCCTCGTTCCGCGCGCCCCGGGTGCGGCGGGCCCAGCGCACCGAGGTCGCGCTGGGCGCGCTGCTGGGTGTGATGCTGGTCGGTCTGGCGGTGCTGATCGGCCGTTTCCACCTGCGCCCGGTCGAGGGCGTGACCGTGCTGGCGCAGCTCACCGACGCCTCGCTCGGCCACGGGTTCGCCTTCTACGTCGTGCAGTTCGCCACCGTGGCGCTGCTCGCGCTGGCCGCGAACACGTCCTTCGGCGGCCTGCCGGTGCTGCTGCGCCTGCTGGCCCGCGACAACCACCTGCCGCACGTGTTCGCGCTGCGCGCCGACCGGCAGGTGCACCGGCACGGCGTGCTGTTCCTGGCGCTGGTGTCGGCGCTGCTGCTGGTCGGCTCGGGCGGTGACGTGAACAGCCTGGTGCCGCTGTTCGCGATCGGCGTGTTCGTGGGTTTCACGCTCTGCCAGGCGGGCATGGTGCGGCACTGGCTGGCCCGCGGCGAGCGGGCCAGGGCCGCGCTGAACGGCTTCGGGGCGCTGCTCACCGCCGTCGCCGCGGTGGTCGTCACCGGTGGCAAGTTCGCCGAGGGCGCCTGGGGCGTCTGCGTCGCCCTGCCGCTGCTCGTCCTGCTCTTCGAGGCGGTCCACCGCGCCTACGCCCGGCTCGCCGTCCGCCTGGAGCTCGGCCGGATCCCGGCCGCGGTGACCCGGCAGCGCTCGCTCGTGCTGGTCCCGGTGCACGGCATCACCCGGCTGACCCGGGACGCCCTGTGCGCGGCCCTGTCGCTCGGCGACGAGGTCCGGGCCGTCACCGTGGTCCCCACGGCCCCGGACGCGGAGGACCGGCAGGCCGTCGAAACCCTGCGCCGCGACTGGGAGTCGTGGCAGCCGGGCGTCCCGCTGACCGAACTCGCCGACCCGCACCGCCGCCTCGGCCAGCCGATCGCCGCCCACGTCAACGCCCTCGCCGCCGAACGCGCCTACGACCGCCTCACCGTCCTGATCCCGGAGGCCGAACCGCCGCACTGGTGGCTGCGCCTGCTCCAGAACCAGCGCGGGGCCGTCATCGCCCACGCCCTGCGCCGCCACACCGACACGGTGGTCTGCCGACTGCGGACGCGCGTGTAG